In Onthophagus taurus isolate NC chromosome 6, IU_Otau_3.0, whole genome shotgun sequence, a genomic segment contains:
- the LOC139429961 gene encoding zinc finger MYM-type protein 5-like, whose translation MSKKLSGYQNRKRKATRELELEKQRDDIKKYLMTKNEVLPVPSNENLREDQLPASQSHSADKSAQHTKSPEPEIEPQGASSEETLSTSTTFLITDDTPTLDVLNNLHDPATWPPINEKVRKLVIQLGPTKKQNVLHPSDDNGRKFSDTYYYRKMPNSESVPRDWLMYSEKSNSVFCFCCKLFTCHSLENINTSRLITTGYSKWQNLSQTLHSHETSLAQLNNFKQWVHLERALKSTRTIDQQQEKLFELEKQHWRAILGRFIEIIKYLCKQCLPLRGKSDQLFVRNNGNFLQLVQ comes from the coding sequence ATGTCGAAAAAACTTTCCGGATATCAAAATCGAAAACGCAAAGCGACCAGAGAATTGGAGTTGGAAAAACAAAGAGAcgatataaagaaatatttgatgacaaaaaatgaagttttacCAGTTCCTTCGAATGAAAATCTACGTGAAGATCAACTACCGGCATCTCAAAGCCATTCTGCAGACAAAAGCGCACAACATACTAAATCTCCTGAACCTGAAATCGAACCGCAGGGTGCATCTTCTGAAGAAACCTTATCCACATCAACAACATTTCTGATTACTGATGATACACCAACATTAGATGTTTTGAACAATCTTCATGATCCAGCTACATGGCCTCCAATAAAtgaaaaagtaagaaaacTTGTAATTCAACTCGGACCGACAAAGAAACAAAACGTATTGCACCCATCTGACGATAACGGAAGAAAATTCAGCGATACATATTATTATCGTAAAATGCCAAATTCGGAATCTGTTCCTAGAGACTGGTTAATGTACTCGGAAAAAAGCAATAgcgtattttgtttttgctgtAAATTGTTTACCTGTCACTCATTGGAGAATATTAATACAAGCCGCCTAATTACAACTGGATATTCTAAATGgcaaaatttgtcacaaactTTACATAGTCATGAAACATCTTTAGCTCaattaaacaactttaaacAATGGGTTCATTTAGAACGTGCGTTGAAATCAACACGAACAATTGATcaacaacaagaaaaattatttgagcTGGAAAAACAGCACTGGCGTGCGATTTTAGgaagatttattgaaattataaaatatttatgtaaacaATGTCTTCCCTTGAGAGGAAAATCAGATCAATTATTTGTTAGAAATaatggaaattttttacaacttgTACAATAA